A section of the Larus michahellis chromosome 1, bLarMic1.1, whole genome shotgun sequence genome encodes:
- the OLIG2 gene encoding oligodendrocyte transcription factor 2 produces MDSDASLVSSRPSSPEPDDLFLTARNKGSGGGFTGGTVSSSTQSDSPPELSAELRSAMSAAGVVVVDKLGFKSSSSSSSSSSSSSSKKDKKQMTEPELQQLRLKINSRERKRMHDLNIAMDGLREVMPYAHGPSVRKLSKIATLLLARNYILMLTNSLEEMKRLVSEIYGGHHAGFHPAACPGGMGAHSAPLPGHPGHPASHPVHHPILPPAAVSSASLPGSGLSAVSSIRPPHGLLKSPSAAAAAAPLGSGFQHWGGMPCPCSMCQVSAPPHHHVSGMGTASLPRLATDTK; encoded by the coding sequence ATGGACTCGGACGCCAGCCTGGTCTCCAGCCGCCCGTCCTCCCCGGAGCCCGATGACCTCTTCCTCACGGCCAGGAATAAAGGCAGCGGCGGGGGTTTCACGGGGGGCACCGTGTCCAGCTCCACGCAGAGCGACTCCCCGCCGGAGCTGAGCGCCGAGCTGCGCAGCGCCATGAGCGCtgccggggtggtggtggtggacaAGCTGGGCTTCAAGTCctcgtcgtcctcctcctcctcgtcctcctcgtcctcctccaaGAAGGACAAGAAGCAGATGACGGAGccggagctgcagcagctgcggcTGAAGATCAACAGCCGGGAGCGCAAGAGGATGCACGACCTGAACATCGCCATGGACGGGCTGCGGGAGGTGATGCCCTACGCCCACGGCCCGTCGGTGCGCAAGCTCTCCAAGATCGCCACGCTCCTCCTGGCCCGCAACTACATCCTCATGCTCACCAACTCCCTGGAGGAGATGAAGCGCCTGGTCAGCGAGATCTACGGCGGCCACCACGCCGGCTTCcaccccgccgcctgccccggcgGCATGGGCGCCCACTCCGCCCCGCTGCCCGGCCACCCGGGCCACCCCGCCTCGCACCCCGTCCACCACCCCAtcctgccccccgccgccgtcTCCAGTGCCTCCCTGCCCGGCTCCGGCCTCTCGGCCGTCAGCTCCATCCGGCCCCCCCACGGGCTCCTCAAGTCgccctcggccgccgccgccgccgcccctctgGGCAGCGGCTTCCAGCACTGGGGGGGGATGCCCTGCCCCTGCAGCATGTGCCAGGTGTCGGCCCCCCCGCACCACCACGTCTCCGGCATGGGCACCGCCAGCCTCCCCAGGTTAGCCACCGACACCAAATGA